The following proteins come from a genomic window of Mariniflexile sp. TRM1-10:
- a CDS encoding Insecticidal toxin complex protein, with amino-acid sequence MNAKEWKSLRIYHKITHTENLLPSDWLKSDRINNTAVWRLANAFNLENNLPQEYTTIAERKDFYKWANAEVEKQGHQVVWFKMVHFISSKLYTMETFPNVIFVNKKMMTYANSCSESVFENSFPEINTLFKSTAILNGETGLQWDKAILYKEQYVWVNAIINNIDSHSLKKMGNILKGKCLYGIFIPKAIRFTGDLTNKDMRYEYALNTLRGYFENTNR; translated from the coding sequence ATGAATGCAAAGGAATGGAAAAGTTTAAGAATCTACCATAAAATCACCCATACGGAAAACCTGTTGCCTTCCGATTGGTTAAAATCCGATAGAATAAACAACACAGCTGTTTGGAGACTTGCCAATGCTTTTAATCTAGAAAACAATCTACCCCAAGAGTACACCACCATTGCAGAGCGTAAAGATTTTTACAAATGGGCAAATGCTGAAGTTGAAAAACAGGGGCACCAAGTTGTTTGGTTTAAAATGGTGCATTTTATTTCCAGCAAATTATACACCATGGAAACGTTTCCTAATGTTATTTTTGTGAATAAAAAGATGATGACCTATGCCAATAGTTGCAGCGAGTCGGTTTTTGAAAATTCATTCCCTGAAATAAATACCCTATTTAAATCAACAGCTATTCTAAATGGAGAAACTGGTTTACAATGGGATAAAGCTATTTTGTACAAAGAGCAGTATGTTTGGGTTAATGCTATTATTAATAACATTGATTCCCATAGTCTAAAAAAGATGGGAAATATTTTAAAAGGCAAGTGTTTGTATGGAATATTTATCCCAAAAGCGATTCGATTTACAGGTGATTTAACCAACAAAGACATGCGGTATGAGTACGCTTTAAACACACTCAGGGGGTATTTTGAAAATACCAACCGATAA
- a CDS encoding TonB-dependent receptor domain-containing protein: MTLKDFKLIVILFIGIQTFAQHKVSGVVTHANNQSIIEVEVYDKVSGLLTKTNASGYYEFNTNKEHITLVFFSYDFDVEEVPVTVSGDTEVNVALKKMSVNLSEVEITARKAKAFELSRLKDVEGTAIYAGKKTEVILVDQSMANLASNNARQLYSQVAGLNIYQNDDAGLQLNIGGRGLDPNRTANFNTRQNGYDISADVLGYPESYYTPASEGLKEIQVIRGAASLQYGTQFGGLINFKMKEPNPNKPIELITRNTLGSFGLYTNFTSLSGTKDKFSYYTYFNYKTGDGFRPNSEFESKNVFAHVGYQFNDKTKMTGDVTYMHYLAQQGGGLTDTMFENDPYQSNRSRNWFQVDWLLYNVKLDHKFSEQTNFTFNLFGLDASRKAVGFRGDPYPSGMNKNPIVVDDLKESDGSYFYNRDVLIGDFKNWGAEARLLTKYNLFGNESAFLIGSKYYNANNKGIQGAGDKREEPNFTIYNEEYPDYPNVSSFKYPNRNLAVFGENIFRFSDKFSVTPGFRFEYIKTESEGTYFTKNYDNANNLIFSVENEDNRVFDRSFVLLGIGTSYKPNSFAEMYGNISQNYRSVTFNDIRSVSPTFIIDENITDEEGFTVDVGVRGELKSSVSYDFGVFGVAYNNRIGDILDNRANRVRTNVGDAFIYGLESFIDWNVLEIFKNSSSKYKLKLGLNLAYIESEYTKSLKSGIQGNTVEFIPKLNMKTMLKFGYKNLMGSIQYSYLSEQYTDAFNSLSAENGELREGVVGQIPSYDVLDVSLAYTYKRFKLETGINNLLNNAYFTRRATGYPGPGIIPSEPRTWYATLQIKI, from the coding sequence CTTATGATTTTGATGTAGAAGAAGTCCCCGTAACCGTTTCAGGAGACACCGAAGTGAACGTGGCCCTAAAAAAGATGTCGGTAAACTTATCTGAAGTAGAGATTACCGCTAGAAAGGCAAAAGCGTTTGAACTGTCACGTTTAAAAGATGTTGAAGGTACAGCCATTTATGCAGGAAAAAAAACAGAAGTCATTTTGGTTGATCAATCTATGGCTAATTTGGCATCTAATAACGCACGCCAACTTTACAGTCAGGTAGCTGGGTTAAACATCTACCAAAACGACGATGCGGGTTTACAGTTGAATATTGGCGGTCGTGGTTTAGACCCCAACAGAACAGCCAATTTTAATACGCGCCAAAATGGGTATGATATCAGTGCCGATGTGTTGGGATACCCAGAAAGTTACTATACACCAGCTTCTGAAGGTTTAAAAGAAATACAAGTAATTCGTGGTGCCGCTTCGTTACAATACGGCACACAGTTTGGAGGTTTGATTAACTTTAAAATGAAAGAACCAAACCCCAACAAACCCATAGAATTAATCACAAGAAATACGTTGGGCAGTTTTGGCTTATATACCAACTTCACCAGTTTAAGCGGTACGAAAGATAAGTTTAGTTATTATACCTATTTCAATTATAAAACAGGTGATGGGTTTAGACCGAATTCAGAATTTGAGTCTAAGAACGTTTTTGCGCATGTGGGCTACCAGTTTAACGACAAAACCAAAATGACAGGCGACGTCACCTACATGCACTATTTGGCGCAGCAAGGCGGAGGACTAACCGATACGATGTTTGAAAATGACCCCTACCAAAGTAATCGTTCTAGAAACTGGTTTCAGGTAGATTGGTTATTATATAATGTAAAACTCGATCATAAATTTTCAGAACAAACCAATTTTACTTTTAATTTGTTTGGGTTGGATGCTTCAAGAAAAGCAGTAGGGTTTAGAGGGGATCCATATCCTTCAGGCATGAATAAGAATCCAATAGTTGTTGATGATCTAAAAGAATCAGATGGTAGTTATTTTTATAATCGAGATGTATTAATAGGAGATTTTAAAAACTGGGGTGCTGAAGCAAGGTTATTAACTAAATACAATTTGTTTGGTAATGAATCAGCTTTTTTAATTGGATCTAAGTATTATAATGCAAATAATAAAGGTATTCAGGGAGCTGGAGATAAGAGGGAGGAACCTAATTTTACAATTTATAATGAGGAGTATCCCGATTACCCGAATGTTTCAAGTTTTAAGTATCCAAATAGGAATTTAGCAGTTTTTGGAGAAAATATTTTTAGATTTTCCGATAAGTTTTCTGTTACACCAGGATTTAGATTTGAGTATATTAAAACAGAAAGTGAAGGAACATATTTTACTAAAAACTACGATAATGCAAATAACTTAATTTTTTCAGTTGAAAATGAAGATAATCGAGTGTTCGATAGATCGTTCGTGTTGTTAGGTATTGGTACAAGTTATAAGCCCAATTCTTTTGCAGAAATGTATGGAAATATATCTCAAAATTATCGTTCAGTAACATTTAACGATATTCGTTCGGTAAGCCCAACATTTATTATAGACGAAAATATTACTGACGAGGAAGGTTTTACTGTAGATGTAGGGGTAAGAGGAGAGCTTAAAAGTTCTGTTTCTTACGATTTTGGAGTTTTTGGTGTTGCCTATAATAACAGAATTGGGGATATTTTGGATAATAGAGCCAATAGGGTAAGAACTAATGTAGGGGATGCGTTTATTTATGGATTAGAAAGTTTTATAGACTGGAATGTTTTAGAGATATTTAAAAATTCGTCATCCAAATATAAGTTAAAATTAGGTCTAAATTTAGCCTATATAGAATCAGAATATACCAAGTCTTTAAAAAGTGGCATACAAGGAAATACTGTAGAGTTTATTCCTAAGCTTAATATGAAAACAATGTTAAAGTTTGGTTACAAAAATTTAATGGGAAGTATTCAATATTCATACTTATCAGAGCAATATACCGATGCTTTTAATTCTCTAAGTGCAGAAAATGGGGAACTACGAGAAGGTGTGGTAGGACAAATACCTAGTTATGATGTCTTGGATGTATCATTAGCTTACACATACAAACGTTTCAAACTGGAAACAGGAATTAATAACCTGTTAAATAACGCCTATTTTACAAGACGTGCCACGGGGTATCCAGGTCCAGGAATCATTCCATCGGAACCAAGAACTTGGTATGCGACATTACAAATTAAAATCTAA
- a CDS encoding peptidyl-prolyl cis-trans isomerase, translating to MQDKIIIFFLLILVTSCDFFKKTDDRVAVARVNDTYLYYDDIKDLVSEGTSKEDSMLLVQNFIKRWATQQLFVDGAKVNLSESKQAEFNKLVEQYKTDLYTKAYIEALVKRDMNTVVTKQEAEAYYNENKDIFKLNEELLKFRYIHLDENINNYNAIVEKFKRFNSKDKKDLEAISIQFKSYSLNDTIWIKVNQVISKIPAITLENKDQLLKKSNFVQLKDSLGVYLMQINNVLLRNDTAPLEYVRPTIDQIVVNKRKLELIRELEKDITKDAIKNKQFEIYK from the coding sequence GTGCAAGATAAAATCATCATATTTTTTCTCTTAATATTAGTAACCTCGTGCGACTTTTTTAAGAAAACAGACGACAGGGTTGCTGTTGCAAGGGTTAACGATACCTATTTGTATTATGATGATATTAAAGATTTAGTTTCTGAAGGCACTTCCAAAGAAGATAGTATGCTGTTGGTTCAAAACTTTATTAAGCGTTGGGCTACTCAGCAGTTGTTTGTAGATGGAGCCAAAGTTAATTTAAGCGAATCTAAACAAGCAGAATTTAATAAGCTGGTAGAACAGTATAAAACCGATTTATACACCAAAGCATATATTGAGGCCTTAGTAAAAAGGGATATGAATACGGTGGTTACTAAGCAAGAAGCCGAAGCTTATTACAATGAAAATAAAGATATATTTAAGTTAAATGAAGAATTACTTAAGTTTAGGTACATTCATTTGGACGAGAACATCAACAACTACAACGCAATTGTAGAAAAATTTAAACGCTTCAATTCCAAAGACAAAAAAGACTTAGAAGCTATTTCCATACAGTTTAAATCGTACTCGTTGAACGATACCATCTGGATTAAGGTCAACCAAGTAATTAGCAAAATTCCTGCTATTACCCTTGAAAATAAAGATCAACTGTTAAAAAAATCTAATTTTGTACAACTCAAAGATTCATTAGGAGTATATTTGATGCAAATTAACAACGTTTTGCTGCGAAATGATACGGCGCCTTTAGAGTACGTAAGGCCAACTATAGATCAGATTGTTGTTAATAAAAGAAAGCTGGAACTTATTAGAGAATTAGAAAAAGACATTACTAAAGATGCTATTAAAAATAAACAATTTGAAATTTACAAATAA
- a CDS encoding peptidylprolyl isomerase, producing MNFKYLFILIFSVFITNVNGQSANKDILFSIDDEPVYVSEFLRVYNKNLDLVQDESQKDVDEYLSLFTNYKLKLKEAKALELQEKPTYIRELDSYKKQLAKSFITDAKVTDALVEEAYERISNDVKASHILIKIPEDANPNDTLTAYNSILNLRNRALKEGFDKVRQEVHNGQTVYGEDLGYFSGFRMVYPFENAAFNTKVGDISQPFRTRFGYHIVYVQDKRKSRGERTVAHIMVVEKPGDSLAEKPENRIQDIYKKLKQGEDFEALAKQFSDDTNSAPNGGMLAPFSSGQINSNEFEGAAFGLNEIGEVSEPFKTQYGWHIVKLYGKKPIASFEDMKSELEQKVKRDERSKLIDEALYTKLKTKYNIPEEQPALTYFTSILNTDYFKSTWQLPKDFTADKPLVKIGNKQLTYKDFGDYLVSVQRNTAAKTDFKTLASKHYNAFLNTNLVTYQEDNLENENEEYAHVVAEYRDGLLLFDLMETTIWNTAKTDSLEIQDYYNSNKNKYLTPKRVDAVVASSKDQKTLKKVGKLLKKGMALQQIKALVNSNDKIDVIFTVDTMDVNHQALPKGFEFKEGISKIYNHNNAFVLVQVKEVLPETQKTLEEAKGLVISDYQAYKEEKWLKELAEKYKIVINQEALKNVKSQIKNQ from the coding sequence ATGAACTTTAAGTATTTATTTATTTTAATTTTTTCAGTATTTATTACAAATGTTAACGGTCAATCTGCTAATAAAGACATATTGTTTAGTATTGATGATGAACCCGTTTATGTTTCAGAATTTTTAAGGGTTTATAATAAAAATTTAGATTTAGTTCAAGATGAATCCCAAAAAGATGTAGATGAGTATCTGTCGCTTTTTACCAACTACAAACTCAAGTTAAAAGAAGCAAAAGCTTTAGAACTTCAAGAGAAGCCAACATACATACGCGAGTTGGACAGTTACAAGAAGCAATTAGCAAAAAGTTTTATTACAGATGCCAAAGTAACCGATGCTTTGGTGGAAGAAGCATACGAGCGTATTTCTAATGATGTAAAAGCATCACATATTTTAATAAAGATTCCAGAAGACGCGAACCCTAACGATACGTTGACAGCTTATAATTCGATTTTAAACTTGCGTAATAGAGCTTTAAAAGAAGGGTTTGATAAAGTAAGACAAGAAGTGCATAATGGACAAACGGTTTATGGAGAAGATTTAGGCTATTTTTCAGGTTTTAGAATGGTTTATCCGTTTGAAAATGCTGCGTTCAATACCAAAGTTGGCGATATATCACAACCGTTTAGAACTCGGTTTGGGTATCATATTGTATATGTACAAGACAAAAGAAAATCTAGAGGCGAACGTACGGTGGCACACATTATGGTTGTAGAAAAACCGGGCGATTCCTTAGCTGAAAAGCCAGAAAATAGAATCCAGGATATTTATAAAAAGCTAAAACAAGGTGAAGATTTTGAAGCTTTGGCAAAACAATTTTCAGATGATACAAATTCAGCACCAAACGGTGGTATGTTGGCGCCATTTTCTAGCGGACAAATAAACTCCAACGAGTTTGAAGGTGCTGCTTTTGGTTTAAATGAAATAGGCGAGGTGTCCGAGCCTTTTAAAACGCAATACGGGTGGCATATTGTAAAATTGTATGGCAAAAAGCCAATTGCGTCTTTTGAAGATATGAAATCGGAATTGGAGCAAAAAGTAAAACGTGATGAGCGTTCTAAATTAATAGATGAAGCTTTATATACTAAGCTTAAAACAAAATACAATATTCCAGAGGAACAACCTGCGTTAACGTATTTTACATCTATTTTAAATACCGATTATTTTAAAAGTACTTGGCAACTTCCTAAAGATTTTACTGCCGATAAACCACTGGTTAAAATAGGAAACAAGCAATTAACATATAAAGATTTTGGCGATTATTTAGTTTCGGTGCAACGTAATACTGCTGCAAAGACCGATTTTAAAACCTTGGCTTCAAAACATTATAACGCGTTTTTAAATACGAATTTAGTAACATATCAAGAAGATAATCTTGAAAACGAAAACGAAGAATACGCCCATGTGGTCGCCGAATATAGAGATGGATTGTTATTGTTCGATTTAATGGAAACCACCATTTGGAATACGGCTAAAACCGATTCTTTAGAAATTCAGGATTACTACAACTCAAATAAAAATAAATACCTAACACCAAAACGTGTAGATGCCGTCGTAGCTTCTTCAAAAGATCAAAAAACGTTAAAAAAAGTAGGAAAACTGTTAAAAAAGGGGATGGCATTACAACAAATTAAAGCACTTGTAAATAGTAATGATAAAATAGACGTTATCTTTACAGTAGATACCATGGATGTCAACCATCAAGCATTACCAAAAGGTTTTGAGTTTAAAGAAGGAATATCTAAAATATACAATCATAATAATGCTTTTGTTTTGGTTCAAGTAAAAGAGGTGCTGCCGGAAACCCAAAAAACATTAGAAGAAGCTAAAGGTTTGGTGATAAGCGATTATCAAGCCTATAAAGAAGAGAAATGGCTAAAAGAACTCGCAGAAAAATATAAAATAGTAATAAACCAAGAGGCTTTAAAAAATGTAAAGTCCCAAATAAAAAACCAATAG
- a CDS encoding outer membrane beta-barrel protein translates to MKKLVVVLSLFISTTSFAQKFTLEGVVKDQNAHVLEGATVYLQSIKDSIPISYGITNKNGEFSLQVNTENDSKAIFNIAYMGYKPFKKDIDVPAGKQLNLGSLTLDDQVEELNVVSIIGKAPPILIKKDTIEYNADSFKTMPNDKVEDLLKKLPGVEIDLDGIITVNGVEVEAINVDGMRFFGEKNGAIALKNIPSNAVSKVQVTDYKTDMQKFTGEESDSGTKEINLKIKKGQNKAYFGDVNLGYGTDEKYQANANLFQLIDGKQLGIIMGTNNINMSKGFNSLPDADSSNGYIESDFLGANFSKGKWNETRVNADYRYSNQSTDRAQKSYTENFLPDLNYITNATSRGFNDSDSHDVGSDLKFLIKPKNKSSRNHVQLSNVTNFNSSNNDSFSTVDRISEYANGDLVGTYFSENNSSNSSYNFNNDFSVTSRVGKKRDYFNIGFSTAFDKQDAEGSNYSRNDLESSNTSVVQDQISNTNNSGARINLHARWSKELLNNFRIIPRYSATVNSQKDEKFIYDFDENDADYTSFNDQISVDSRYIATTIRPTLGLRYDYKEFRFEVNGSYTNTFRNYKDHIINARNFKNAFEYVTYSGRIRYRDEKGYKNITLDYDQNVNLPSISQLQPISDVSNITNIRTGNPFLEPAVSHEIDLKYQNNIAFNNINVTANAKAEFVQDKIINSTITDSDLVRYTTYENINGDYRVSGNTAISKSYFSKKNNFNINLRFHGDYRNIKSIQNAVRFTTKTHTLRPSLSLSYSHNKKIDISTSYSYAMTHTKYDTNTYNDNDYFVQNLRLESSVFFLKDAFFTNKVSYRYNSRVGDDFDGAAVFWNAGLGVQLWDNKATLTAVGYDILGKNNGYNRSVSETAIQDVENKILEQYFMLTFVYKFGRFAGQNMNMGDRYQNRSGGGFRRR, encoded by the coding sequence TTGAAAAAATTAGTAGTAGTACTGTCGTTATTTATTTCAACAACATCATTTGCACAAAAATTTACTTTAGAAGGCGTTGTTAAAGACCAAAACGCTCATGTTTTAGAAGGCGCTACGGTATATCTTCAAAGTATTAAAGACAGTATCCCCATATCTTATGGTATTACAAATAAAAATGGCGAGTTTTCATTACAGGTAAATACCGAGAACGATTCCAAGGCTATTTTCAATATTGCCTATATGGGTTATAAGCCATTTAAAAAGGATATCGATGTGCCTGCGGGCAAGCAACTAAACTTAGGAAGTCTGACGTTAGACGATCAGGTTGAAGAATTAAACGTGGTGTCCATCATCGGGAAAGCGCCCCCTATTTTAATTAAAAAAGACACGATAGAATATAATGCCGATAGTTTTAAAACCATGCCAAATGATAAGGTGGAGGATTTATTGAAAAAATTACCAGGGGTCGAAATAGATCTAGATGGCATCATTACGGTCAATGGGGTTGAAGTAGAGGCCATTAATGTCGATGGGATGCGGTTTTTTGGAGAAAAGAATGGTGCTATTGCTCTAAAAAACATTCCTAGTAATGCTGTTAGTAAAGTTCAGGTAACCGATTATAAAACGGATATGCAGAAATTTACAGGTGAAGAATCTGATTCCGGTACTAAAGAAATAAACCTGAAAATAAAGAAAGGACAAAATAAAGCCTATTTTGGAGATGTCAATTTGGGCTATGGCACCGATGAAAAATACCAAGCCAATGCCAACCTGTTTCAGCTTATTGATGGCAAGCAATTAGGCATTATTATGGGGACAAACAATATAAATATGTCCAAAGGATTTAATTCGTTGCCCGATGCCGATTCCAGTAATGGCTATATAGAATCCGATTTTTTAGGCGCTAATTTTTCTAAAGGAAAATGGAACGAAACCCGTGTAAATGCCGATTATAGGTACAGTAACCAAAGCACCGATAGGGCACAAAAAAGTTATACAGAGAATTTCCTGCCCGATTTAAATTATATAACCAATGCGACTAGTAGAGGTTTTAATGATTCTGATAGTCATGATGTGGGGTCGGATTTAAAATTTCTTATTAAACCCAAAAACAAAAGCTCTAGAAACCATGTGCAATTATCGAATGTCACCAATTTTAATAGCTCAAATAACGACTCTTTTTCAACGGTAGATCGAATTTCGGAATATGCCAATGGTGATTTAGTAGGTACCTATTTTTCTGAAAATAATTCGAGCAACTCAAGTTATAATTTTAACAACGATTTTAGTGTCACCTCAAGAGTCGGAAAAAAAAGAGATTACTTTAATATAGGGTTTAGTACCGCATTCGATAAACAAGATGCTGAAGGTTCAAACTATTCTAGAAATGATTTGGAAAGCAGCAACACCAGTGTTGTGCAAGACCAAATCTCAAATACCAATAATTCGGGAGCAAGAATAAATTTACATGCCAGATGGAGCAAAGAGTTATTGAACAATTTTAGAATCATACCAAGGTACAGTGCGACGGTAAACAGCCAAAAGGACGAAAAGTTTATTTACGATTTTGATGAAAATGATGCCGATTATACGAGTTTTAATGACCAAATAAGCGTAGATAGTCGATACATCGCTACTACCATTCGACCAACATTAGGACTGCGATACGATTACAAGGAATTTCGTTTTGAAGTGAATGGTTCTTACACCAATACGTTTAGAAATTATAAAGACCATATTATTAATGCACGTAATTTTAAAAATGCGTTTGAATATGTAACTTATTCGGGTAGAATACGTTATCGTGACGAAAAAGGCTATAAAAACATCACTTTGGATTACGACCAAAATGTTAACCTACCATCCATTAGCCAATTACAGCCCATTTCCGATGTTAGTAATATAACCAATATAAGAACTGGAAACCCTTTTTTAGAGCCAGCCGTAAGTCATGAGATTGATCTAAAATACCAAAATAATATTGCGTTTAATAATATTAATGTTACGGCAAATGCCAAGGCTGAATTTGTACAAGATAAAATTATTAATTCGACCATAACAGATTCAGATTTAGTACGCTATACAACCTACGAAAATATAAATGGCGATTATCGTGTTTCGGGAAATACGGCTATTTCAAAGTCATATTTCAGCAAAAAAAATAATTTCAATATCAATTTAAGGTTTCATGGTGATTATAGAAACATTAAATCCATTCAGAATGCTGTAAGATTCACAACAAAAACGCATACGCTTAGACCATCGCTGTCATTAAGTTATTCACATAACAAGAAAATAGATATAAGCACATCTTACAGTTATGCGATGACTCATACTAAATACGATACCAATACATATAACGATAACGATTATTTTGTACAGAATTTAAGATTGGAATCTTCTGTGTTTTTTCTAAAAGATGCCTTTTTTACTAATAAAGTATCGTACCGATATAACAGTAGGGTAGGTGATGATTTTGATGGTGCTGCTGTTTTTTGGAATGCAGGATTAGGCGTGCAGTTATGGGATAATAAAGCAACTTTAACAGCAGTTGGCTATGATATTTTAGGAAAAAATAATGGCTATAATAGGTCCGTTTCCGAAACGGCTATTCAAGATGTAGAGAATAAAATATTAGAACAATACTTCATGCTAACCTTTGTTTATAAATTTGGACGATTTGCAGGCCAAAACATGAATATGGGTGATAGATACCAAAACAGGTCCGGCGGCGGTTTTAGAAGACGTTAA
- the guaB gene encoding IMP dehydrogenase: MTAHQNKILGEGLTYDDVLLVPAYSEVLPREVNIQTKFTRNITINVPIISAAMDTVTESKMAIAMAQEGGIGVLHKNMTIEAQALKVRKVKRAESGMIIDPVTLPLTAIVNDAKKAMAEYGIGGIPIVDEDGTLKGIVTNRDLRFEHDKKRPIVEVMTSENLVTAAVGTSLKDAEKILQQHKIEKLLIVDDHYKLSGLITFRDITKLSQKPMANKDQYGRLRVAAAIGVTGDAIDRAEALVNAGVDAVVIDTAHGHTKGVVGVLKGIKAKFPNLDVIVGNIATGAAAKYLVEAGADAVKVGIGPGSICTTRVVAGVGFPQFSAVLEVAAAIKGTGVPVIADGGIRYTGDIPKAIAAGADTVMLGSLLAGTKESPGETIIYEGRKFKSYRGMGSVEAMKEGSKDRYFQDVEDDIKKLVPEGIVGRVPYKGDLYESIHQFIGGLRAGMGYCGAKDIATLKETGQFVKITASGINESHPHDVTITKESPNYSR, from the coding sequence ATGACTGCACATCAAAATAAAATTCTAGGAGAAGGGTTAACCTATGATGACGTTCTACTAGTTCCAGCATATTCAGAAGTACTTCCACGCGAAGTTAATATTCAAACAAAGTTTACACGCAACATTACCATAAATGTGCCTATTATTTCGGCAGCTATGGATACCGTTACCGAAAGCAAAATGGCTATAGCCATGGCGCAAGAAGGCGGTATTGGTGTATTGCACAAAAATATGACTATTGAAGCACAAGCTTTAAAAGTTAGAAAAGTAAAACGTGCCGAAAGCGGTATGATTATAGACCCAGTAACGTTGCCACTTACGGCCATAGTGAACGATGCAAAAAAAGCGATGGCTGAATACGGTATTGGTGGTATTCCTATTGTAGATGAAGATGGAACGCTAAAAGGGATTGTAACCAACCGAGATTTACGTTTTGAGCACGATAAAAAACGCCCCATAGTTGAGGTCATGACTAGTGAAAACTTAGTAACTGCTGCCGTTGGAACCTCTTTAAAAGATGCCGAAAAAATACTTCAACAACATAAAATCGAAAAACTGCTTATTGTTGACGACCATTACAAACTATCGGGTTTAATTACGTTTAGGGATATCACAAAATTGAGTCAAAAGCCTATGGCTAATAAAGACCAGTATGGACGTTTACGTGTTGCTGCAGCTATTGGCGTTACGGGCGATGCGATTGATAGAGCCGAAGCTTTGGTAAATGCAGGCGTCGATGCGGTGGTAATTGATACCGCTCACGGGCATACCAAAGGTGTGGTTGGTGTACTAAAAGGCATTAAAGCGAAGTTTCCGAATTTAGATGTAATTGTTGGTAACATTGCTACGGGAGCAGCAGCGAAATATTTAGTAGAAGCAGGAGCCGATGCCGTGAAAGTTGGTATTGGTCCGGGATCTATTTGTACAACACGTGTGGTTGCAGGTGTTGGTTTTCCTCAGTTTTCAGCAGTTTTAGAAGTCGCTGCAGCTATAAAAGGCACAGGCGTTCCGGTAATTGCCGATGGTGGAATTCGTTACACAGGTGATATCCCTAAAGCCATTGCAGCAGGTGCAGACACGGTGATGTTAGGGTCGCTATTAGCAGGAACTAAAGAATCGCCAGGTGAGACTATTATTTATGAAGGCAGAAAGTTTAAATCATATCGTGGGATGGGGTCTGTGGAAGCGATGAAAGAAGGGAGTAAAGACCGTTATTTTCAAGACGTTGAAGACGATATTAAAAAATTAGTACCAGAAGGTATTGTAGGTCGTGTGCCTTATAAAGGTGATTTATATGAAAGCATCCATCAGTTTATTGGTGGTTTGCGTGCAGGTATGGGCTATTGCGGAGCTAAAGATATTGCGACTTTAAAAGAAACAGGTCAGTTTGTAAAAATTACGGCGAGTGGTATTAATGAAAGTCACCCGCATGATGTAACCATTACCAAAGAATCGCCTAATTATTCCAGATAG
- a CDS encoding bile acid:sodium symporter family protein: MKIKLDGFVLAIIAIVITAYFFPNWGSKNSPVPLSLIGSIGVSLIFFFYGLKISPEKIRIGLKNWRLHLLVQSSSFILFPILVMGFYPLISNESNHTIWLAFMFLAALPSTVSSSVVMVSIAKGNIPAAIFNASISGLIGIIITPLWMGLFLQETTTDFNLGSIYLKLLTEILLPVIIGMYLQRYLGDFVRKHLRYLTLFDKAIILLIIYKSFAESFTEHVFNSVNFSDLLLILTAVIGLFVVVFLIIKQIAKYLGFTLEDRITAQFCGTKKSLVHGTVFSKILFQNTASAGIILLPLMLYHFIQIFIISIIAARFERQI, encoded by the coding sequence TTGAAAATAAAACTAGACGGATTTGTCCTGGCTATAATAGCCATTGTTATTACGGCTTATTTTTTTCCCAACTGGGGCAGTAAAAATAGCCCAGTTCCCTTAAGCCTTATTGGAAGTATTGGGGTATCATTAATTTTCTTTTTTTATGGGTTAAAGATAAGCCCGGAAAAGATAAGAATAGGTTTAAAAAACTGGAGATTGCATCTCTTGGTGCAATCATCAAGCTTTATTTTATTTCCAATACTTGTTATGGGATTTTATCCGCTTATATCTAACGAAAGCAACCATACAATTTGGTTGGCGTTTATGTTTTTGGCAGCGCTTCCTTCAACAGTGTCATCATCTGTAGTTATGGTGTCCATTGCAAAGGGAAATATTCCGGCTGCTATATTTAACGCTAGTATTTCTGGACTTATTGGAATTATTATTACTCCTCTATGGATGGGACTATTTTTACAAGAAACCACCACTGATTTCAACTTAGGAAGCATTTACTTAAAACTACTTACCGAAATTTTATTACCAGTAATTATTGGGATGTATTTACAACGCTATTTAGGCGATTTTGTTAGGAAACATCTACGATATCTCACCTTATTTGATAAGGCTATCATCTTACTTATCATTTACAAAAGTTTTGCTGAATCGTTCACAGAACATGTTTTTAACTCAGTTAACTTTTCCGATTTACTACTCATTTTAACTGCTGTTATTGGGTTATTTGTGGTCGTCTTTTTGATTATTAAACAGATTGCAAAATATTTAGGTTTTACTTTAGAGGATCGCATCACAGCACAATTTTGCGGCACCAAAAAATCATTAGTACATGGTACCGTTTTTTCTAAAATACTATTTCAAAATACGGCATCTGCAGGTATTATATTGCTTCCACTTATGTTGTATCACTTTATACAGATATTCATAATCAGTATCATCGCAGCAAGGTTCGAAAGGCAAATTTAA